ATTCAAAGGGTGTTGTTCAATTCGCCCTCTATAACAAAGATAATTCAATCCCCGATGAAGATTACAAAAAATATTACCGATTAGAGAAAGCGAAAATCGGAAATGGGAAAGCCGAAATTACTTTTAAAAATCTGCCCCAAGGGAAATATGCCGTAAATATTTTACACGATGAAAACAATAACGGAAAGATTGATAAAGGTTTGCTTTTACCCAAAGAGGGAATTGGATTTTCTAATTATCAGTCAATAGGGTTAAGAAACAGCCCCAATTTTTCCAAAGCAAGTTTTTTATTAAATGTAGACAAGACGATTAGTGTAAGGATAATTTATATGTAAACAACAGAAATGATAAACAATATTCAAATAAAGCAAACCGTTCAATTTCCCGAACAAACGGCAGTTCCGAAAGAGCAGTCTGAAAATGCTTTGTTTGATATTTTGCAGGAAAACGTAAAAGATAATGATACCTATTGTCAGGAACTCATAAACAGAATACTAAAACTTCCTTACGCCAAATTGCCCGATTTCTTTTCTCATCATTGTGATTTTGTGGAAGACCCGATAAAATGGCTGAACAAGTTTGAAAAGCTGATTTCAGAAAATGAAGAACTATTTGTTTGCACTACCAAGCGTGGACGGATGATGAAGTGTTACACTATTATAGAAAGTAAACGGAAAGAATTAGAGATATTAAGAAACAGGCACACCCACGCCAAACCACCAATGCAATACATCAATGCCGAATGTGAAGAGCGGTATTTTTCATTCAGAGAAGTAAAAAGTAAAGTAAATGCAATGGGCGATTATACAGATAAAATAATGTTTTTGACAAATGAAAAGTTCGATTACGAACAGGCAAGTATAGATTTTATTAACCCAAAACTGCCCGATTATTCCGACCAATGCCAAAAGGAAATAGACCAGATACAGCATTTAATCCGTTTAACCGATGAATTTTCTAAACAACAGATGCAGAAGAATACAAACGGCATTCCTTTCAATAAATTAAAAATCAACTGTAATATCAATCAGTTAGTAGATATATTTTACCAACTGCACAGGGAACTGTTTACAGACGGCAAACCCATTATTGACGGCAATATAAATGATTTTGTTGCAGTCATTGTAAACAGCTTTGTAGATAAAGACGGCAGGGAATTAAGTCCCGAAACCGTAAAAACAATGCTTACACCGTCAAAGACCGATAAACGTCCCAAGCCCCACAAAAGAATAGACATTGATAAAATGTTGTAAATAAATCTTGTCCCGAAAGACCAAGTACGGACATAATGACTTTTTTATGTTGCTGTCCTTTGCTTCCATAATCATAAATATTTATACAAATGGAAGCAATTATTTTAAGCAAAGACCAATACACAGAATTGGTAGCAAGGTTAGACGAAATCGCAACACGTCTTAATGCAAAGAACGAACCAAAAAAGGACACGTTTTTAGACAATCAGGAGTTTTTAATGCTGATGAAAATTTCCAAACGTACAGCTCAAACGTGGAGGGACGAGGGGCGTATTTCATTCAGTCAGGTAGGCAACAAAATTTATTACAAGCTGTCAGACGTTGAAAAACTGTTGCAGGAACATTACAACAAAGCATTTGCTAAAAAGTAGTGCA
This genomic stretch from Chryseobacterium sp. POL2 harbors:
- a CDS encoding helix-turn-helix domain-containing protein, encoding MEAIILSKDQYTELVARLDEIATRLNAKNEPKKDTFLDNQEFLMLMKISKRTAQTWRDEGRISFSQVGNKIYYKLSDVEKLLQEHYNKAFAKK
- a CDS encoding DUF2141 domain-containing protein, with the protein product MKATIFIILTVGLCFFLCSFSENQAETYILTVKVENLRNSKGVVQFALYNKDNSIPDEDYKKYYRLEKAKIGNGKAEITFKNLPQGKYAVNILHDENNNGKIDKGLLLPKEGIGFSNYQSIGLRNSPNFSKASFLLNVDKTISVRIIYM